Part of the Methanomicrobia archaeon genome is shown below.
AGCTCTGACCGTTATCGGTATAGAAGGTGGGATCTTCTACTTCCTGAGCCACATCATGGGAAAGGCCCTCCTCTTCTCGACCGCGGGCATCCTGGTGTATACAACAGGGATCAGGGACACGACCAAGATGGGCGGGTTGGTGGCGAAGATGCCGATAACCACAGCGCTCTGGTTCTTAGGCGCGGCGATACTCTCGGCATTACCGCCACTCAGTGGTTTTACAGCGGAATGGATACTGTTTACCGGTGTCTTCACGTTTGGCATACCAGCCTTCCCGGTCGGGCGTGCAGTCGCGATTATGAGCCTCTTCGCAGTACTCTTAACCGCGGTCTACACCTTCACGATGGGTAGGCGAATCTTCTTCGGGCCCATAGACTCGACATTAGCAAATGATACGAAGATCAGAGACCCGCCATTGACGATGAGCATTCCTCTGCTCCTGCTGGCCGTGGTATCGTTCTTCCTGGCCGTGTATCCTAAGCTCATTATCAATCTCTTCCATTCGGTGATTGGGCCGGCGATAGGAGGTGTAATCTAATAAAATGGCAGTACCACAGATACCGTATACGCTCCTGCAGACCTTGCTCGTGCCCGCACTAGCCTCGTTCATCATCTTCTTCACGGGGCGGAAGATCGGACGAAAAGCGGCACTGATCGCGAATGCCGCGCTGCTCTACACGACTGCGCTGCTCTTCATAGCGGCCGTCAGAGTCTCTCAGGGCGAGATAATCGTGGAGGAATACGCATGGGTGCCCGAGGTTATGCTGGCGGGGACAGATTTGCGGGTGCCATTTGGTCTCCTGGCTGACGGGTTGAGCATACCGGTCGCGTTGATAATAAGTATAATCACCACCGCGCTTTCCTTTTACTCGCTGCACTATGTAGAGCACCGGGCAGAGGTACTGTATGGCGACGGGGGAAAAGAGGTAGAACTCCGGTATTACAACCGGTTCTTCTGGCTATTCCTCCTCTTTCCGATCGGGTTCATGGGTATCTGCTTCTCGACAAACCTCATACTCATCTATCTCTTTATAGAATTGCTCGTTGTGCCTCTGTACTTCATTATGGGCTTCCTTGGTTATATCGAGCGCTTTAGAGTTGCCATGATGTGCTTCCTATGGGGCGTTGTTGGAGGACTGTTCATCCTATTTGGCTCTCTTCTGGTGTATACCCAGATAGGCACCTTTGACGTCTCGCAGTTAGGTCTTCTCGAGGGGAATCCATTCGTCCGCTGGATTGCATTACTGATCATACTCGGTGCATTTACGAAGATGGCGATCTTTCCGCTTCACGTTTGGATGCCTTCGGTTCATGCAGAGCACCCCACATGCATAGCGGGCTTGCTTGCCATTTATGCGAATATCGGAGCCTATGTACTTGTTAGGGTACTCATCTTACCGCTCCATAACGATCCGAACTTCCTCTGGTTCGGCATACCGGTTATGTTGGGTGCGCTCCTGACCATGGTCTACGGCTCCCTGCTCACACTGG
Proteins encoded:
- a CDS encoding NADH-quinone oxidoreductase subunit M, producing MAVPQIPYTLLQTLLVPALASFIIFFTGRKIGRKAALIANAALLYTTALLFIAAVRVSQGEIIVEEYAWVPEVMLAGTDLRVPFGLLADGLSIPVALIISIITTALSFYSLHYVEHRAEVLYGDGGKEVELRYYNRFFWLFLLFPIGFMGICFSTNLILIYLFIELLVVPLYFIMGFLGYIERFRVAMMCFLWGVVGGLFILFGSLLVYTQIGTFDVSQLGLLEGNPFVRWIALLIILGAFTKMAIFPLHVWMPSVHAEHPTCIAGLLAIYANIGAYVLVRVLILPLHNDPNFLWFGIPVMLGALLTMVYGSLLTLAQTDVKRFAACSTISQISYSVLGLFAFTVYSVEGGMFYFMSHILGKAILFSTAGILVYVTGIRDMNKMGGLASKMPITALLWVCGALILSALPPLSGFAAEWVLFTGIFTFGVANMPVGLAIAILGITAVLLTIVYTFAAAKKIFFGPINPELADDPKIQDPPLTMSVPLLILATISIFLGLYPRFILELLHSVIGVIGVI